The DNA sequence AGTTCAAGCAGGTAGCTGGGCTACAAAGGagcaagtacaggtttattccatgctggaaagagaagaaaagaaacacaacatttcacaaCAATATTGTCTGTGATATTGCATTTCCTCCACAACCTTCAAAAACAGttcagaaaaagcattttgattATATTTTACTGAGTTACTGATTTCGTAAAGGAAACCCAGTCTTCTTAAATCTTGAACCTTTCAGCTATCACAGCTCTTGTACAGGGCTAGTAACAGGACTGCTCTCGATCCCCAGTGACACTGGGCTCTAAGCCAGCAAGCAGCTATTAACCTTGAAACCTGGGATCCGCCAGGGCTCTTAAAGACTGTGATGAAACCTTAGTAATGTTGTAATCACTATCACTGCAGACTTTAATTTCATTATCTGTTTGAATTAAAGCACACAAGAAAACACATGAGAGAGGCGCCTTTTCAGTGCTCCTAGCCTGTTATGTAGATAGCAACTGACTGATCTGggagtctcatccagctgttttgtgAAGGAACAGGATATCAGCTgcaataacatggctgggcagcttgttccacactcccaccaccctttgtgtaaaaatctCAAAATATTAGTTCAATATGCACTGTCCCCCAATGAGACATAAACCAGTATGTCCCTTCTTTGGGCCCTGGTTCATGTCACATTAATGGTTCCAAAGATGTCCACTGGGTTTGCTTTTTTCCCTGGAGGATTCTGAACTGAAGTTAAAGTATTTTCTgttcaaaacttaaaaaaatccaaTTCCTTTAGCCTGTGAGTGTGGACCATTCCCCTAAACACAGGACTCTTCCCTAGACTCGTTCCAAGAAGCAATACCTTTCGTGAAAGACGGTGACCAAATGCGTACAATATTTGTATACAGTTTTTCATTCGACATGAAACCGTGCAAGAAACCGAtgcaaagaaacaggtaaaggtttatgccatgctgaaaggaaaacgaaagagacacaatgtttcggctacGGAGCTTTTTCCACGAGTGGGCCGTTTCTtctcagcacggaataaacctcttaACTGTTCCTCAGCATTTCTTAAAAGGGAGTCACCGGCCAATCAGAACGTTTTGAAAACCTGCTCTAAAATAGTAAATGTGTTGTTCCCCCACTGCCACCTAGTGGTTTTTAAGTCGCTGTTGAAAGTGCACCAAAACGGTCGATAACGCTCGATAACTCGAGGTGAAAGAATCGACCTTTCTCAGACTGAAATCCGATTCAGTTTCTTGTTGCCCTGTAATGTATTCGTGTTAAATGTTACAGcccattattattgttgttattgttgttgttaatatCTGTTGTATATTTAGTCCCAAGgtataaatatgtttttgctGTTTATATTTATGTGGAAAAACAACTCAAACTTTGAATTTGAAATATCGTACTATTCCATTATTTGCCCGTCGCCACATATGTATCACGGCACGGACAGGTTAGAAACTTAATTTCACTTTTCgaacaaaagtgaaaaatgaCCATCGGAGATCTTCTATTAATAAAATGATATAACGTTTACTGTGCTGCCAGTTTTCCATTCTTACTAAAGTCGAAAGAAGCATATTACTATCTTATCAATAAGAAAACTTCATCTCATGAACTGTTCCAACTGCACGATTATTAGGTGCAACACAACTCCAGTTCTCTCTTCTTTTCAATTACTTTAGAGTTCATAAAACTTTGGGTTCGAAAGAACAATTAAACCTACGGACGCAGGCCTGCTGCTACGAGTAACTTGAGAAATACACACGGTCTACCATAATGATGGAGCAGTATGCACAGCATATAGAATTAAACTTGTATTTTCCCTGATTGATTTCTGCACGCAACCTGTCAAAACCTATGCGCTAAAAACAACTGTGTCTGCAACCTAACTTCACAGCCAGCCGGGGGCGCATGCGCTCTCCCGTGTCCTCGTGGCGTGTAGCGTAGCGCGTAGGGTGACGTAGGCGCCAGTATAAGTACCGAGCGTGAGCGTTGCGAGGTTCCTTCATGCGCCAGCAGGGAGGTTGGACGGTGGCTGTTGTTGTATAAAGGTTAGAGAAGGGCGCTTTCTTTCGTCAGAAGAGGAAGACGAAGCATTTCGAAGACATGCCCCGTGTGTATATTGGCCGGCTGAGCTACCATGTCCGTGAGAAGGACATCCAGAGGTTCTTTAGCGGCTACGGGAAGCTGTTGGAGATCGACCTGAAGAACGGGTAAGGGAGAGGTGGGGGTAGGGTGCGTGCGCCGACTGTTGATGCGTAGTTTGTGTTTACTGCGCTGTGGAAAAACGAGCGCCGTTTCACGGCTGGACCGGATTATGAGGCTTCGCAGTGTGGGAATCCCGTACTGCGAATTCGTTGCTTAGCTACCgtaagaggaaaaaaacagccGCCCGGTGAGAGATTGCCGCGTGGACAAAATGGCGGCCGCGCTGGAGACAAGGACCGTGAGGGGCTGGAGGGACGCGGCTCTCGGCGGGAGCCAAGCGCGAGTGCTCGCAGGCCCGCGCCTTCCCCGAGCCTGGACACGCCGCGCCGGGAGGAGGCGACCCGGCCACGCGTGACGCGCTGCTGGTCCGCAGGCCCGGCGTTTTCGGAGAGTGCGGACAAAGAGCGGGCAAGGGAGGATGTAGGCCGCGGAGGGGGCGCGGGCAGCCCGCGGCAGGCCCGTCCTGACTGGTATTACGGCAGAGGATCGATGCGTTCAAATGGAAGTTGCATCGCTGCGGGCGCAAGTCCTTTGTTTAAACGTGAAGAGGAGCACAGGTTTGGGCCAGGGCACGTTTGCTCTAACGCCAATCGTGTTTTGGTTAAGTTTGGGGGTGGCTGTGgtctggtgggggggggggtgtgtgtgagaTTCTGCTCATGTTAACGCGCATCACGATGTGGAGGGAGGTCATGTTGATTTCGTGTTCACCTCCGCGCCGTGCATTGATCCGACAAACGTGACGCGTTTCCACCCCCTGCAGATACGGCTTCGTGGAGTTCGAGGACACCCGCGACGCGGACGACGCCGTGTACGAGCTGAACGGGAAGGAGCTGTGCGGGGAGCGGGTGATCGTGGAGCACGCCCGAGGACCACGAAGGGACAGAGATGGATACGGTGGGGGTTATGGCGGACGCAGTAAGTGCCGTCTACTGCCAAATCAAATAATCTGAGCATCTTTGACTTTTTGCAGATTCCTGGATATGTGCTGCCAGTTTACATTAAGCTATCTTACACACGTTGCTTGAGCAGTGGGCTAGGGAAACTGAATTTCATGCTTTGACCGTGTATTGCTTTGTAACATCTGAATGCTAGATTTGTTTTGGGAAGCTAAAAGTATCCTCTGACTTTTGCCAAGCTTTTCAGATTGCAATACACCAAATGAGTTTAACTGCAAATTCCTGTGTAGTTTTGTGGATTTCGTGTGTTGAAGAGGGTGACTTCTTAAATGACGTTTGCATTATTCAAACCAACAAGTTTTAATCCCATTCTAGGGTAATACTGGAGGGGTTACAGGCTCAAGAAGGGGTACCTGCGTTGTGAGGGAGGACTTGAACATGTTGCTGCACTGCCGTCTGAAGTTCACTTCAGCTGGATAGGCATGCGTTGGTCAAGTGGCATAGGTCCTGTGTAGGGACCTCTCTTTCCAGGATGTCGGAAGCCATGGAAGGGTTTGCAGTCCTGCAGTGGAAGGCCCCTCAAGCTAAAGCTCAGATTGTTTAATAGTGGGGGGAGAAGTATGTTAGGATAGGTCTATTTatatggcagctgtgtgttaaTTTGGCCTTATTTAGGTGGTTTAGAGTAGTGGAGGATAGCTGCCTTTGTGTGTTGTGGACTTATTGTTTCAGGGCATTTGTATATGCAGCTCAGTGGGGATTGGGCTAGGTAGCAAAGTGAAGCTTAACCCAGAATTCCTAATTTTTCGTAGCAAAGTGTGAAGGAGTGCAAAGCCCAGCTGCCATGTAAATAACctaaaaatgtgttgcattGTTTACTATTGAATTCAACATTAACAAAGTCCTTGATGTTTCAATTTGAAAGAGTCCAGTGCGGGCTGAGGCTGAGTCCGAGTCCATTGAGGCTAAGATGACTGCCTGTCCCGTTTGGCCTTGGCTTTCACCTTACAATGTGTGTGTGACCTTTGCCCTTTGACCCTTTGGCTGACCTAACCGGAAGCCATGATGACAGCAGCCTTTTGCCAATAGACCAGGGTGATGGTGAGGAATCCCATTGGTTTTTATGTTCAAACAAATAGTGGAGCGGTTAAAGCCAACGCAAGATGTTACCGCCATCTGTTATCCTGCTTTGTAAAAGAGCAGTTGGCTTCAGTTGCTGTGAGTCTGATTGGCTCAACCTTAGTATGGCAGTGGTTAAGCTTTATAATCATTGCCAGTAGTCTCACCTTGTTGTTAAGACATCCTGACAGCAAGCGAGTGGGTTAATGCCTACCTGTAAAATGCATTCGTGGTTTGGAGAGCCGAGTAACCTGAGTAAGTGACTTAAATCCTGTGATATTATCTTTTTGTGGGTTCATTACCCAGTGAATGGCAATGAACTGGTTGCATAAGTCCTTTAAGCTTTTGGCACCGTTTTAAGTGCATTACTGTTCTTTGGCCGGTGCACAGAGAACAGCAATGTAAACACTTCCTAGTATTTGTACAGTAAcatttgtacagtacacaggTTGGCATTTGACTGAAGATATAGAAAGCCACACCTGCCAAGGCTGCCTGAACACCATTTTCTTGTCCCAGAGTTAAGATGGAACAGGTTGTTTCTGTGGGTATTATCTGTGCATGAGAAAGCGGAGTCCACAGGAACTATTTTGGTGGACTAGAGCCAAAAATCTTTATCATGCGTAGTTGATATCCCGCTAGTGgctgttttttcccctttaaCTCCCTATGGAGAAGTTGCCAGCTCTCCATGATGCACTGCTGACTTTGTCTTCCCCTGTTGTTTGAAGGTAGTAGTGGTTACAGCAGAAGCCGCTCCGGCAGAGACAAGTATGGGCCTCCTGTCCGCACTGAGTACCGCTTGATTGTGGAGAACCTTTCCAGTCGCTGCAGCTGGCAAGACCTTAAGGTGAGTTCAGGGTCTTTTACCGGCTGGTTAGGGGGTCGAAGCCATAGTGTTCGTTGTAGCTCCCCTTGCAGTGGCTTGCTCACAGTCTTGACAGGTTAATGTTGTGGTTTAACATTTTAGTAACAGTAATAGAATAAACATACCCCTGTTTAAATAAAGGTAATTTTGCTACTGTGGTGGTGGAGCTTTTGTTGGATTTCCTAGTTTAGTCTGGTTTGATAGAAAGAGGCCATTGAAACGTGCCTTCATTATTTAATGGTTCTGTGTAGTTGTGTTTTCAGATCACCAAGACGCTTGTCCCTCATGCTCTTCGCAGGATTTCATGCGGCAGGCTGGAGAGGTGACGTATGCAGACGCCCATAAGGAGCGCACCAACGAGGGCGTGATCGAGTTCCGCTCCTACTCCGATATGAGAAGGGCTCTGGAGAAGCTGGACGGCACGGACATCAACGGAAGGAAGATCCGCCTGGTGGAGGACAGGCCAAGGCGCCGGCGTTCCTATTCTGGCAGCCGGTCCAGGTGCGGTATATTCAGTGTGGTGGTTCTGGACGGTTCCTCCGATGGCCGCGGTGTGCAGTCGGTGGCGGTCCAGTTAATGTCTGTCTTGGGTGCCCTTGTTTCTTACCCAGAGTTCCTACCCGGTTATCAGGCGTTGAGCATTAAGTTGCTCAGACATGCAGTAGTTAACCATACCTTTTGACTGGAAAGGCCTGCTTTGTGCCCGTTCACCTGCTGTGTCCGTGTGTTGTAATGGTGCCTCTCCTGGCGGTGTCCTCTCGCGGCTGCAGTTGATGAATGCTTGTTCTCATGGTTGTTGACCGCCACACCCTTCTGTCTGGGCAGGTCCCGCAGTCGGCGCCGGTCCCGCAGCAGGAGCCGCAGGAGCAGCCGCTCGCGCAGCAACTCCAGGTCCCGCTCCCGGTAAAGTAGCCTCCCTTCTAGATTCGCGCACCCTTCAGAGCATGGCTCCTCCGAGCACTCGACACGCCGCACCCCTCTCACCTCGGGCTCGTCTCCCTTGTAGGTCCCGCTCCAGGAGCAAGCGGCGGTCCCGCTCCAGGTCGGCGCGCAAGTCCCGCTCCAAGTCCCCGGCGCACAAGTCCCGCTCCCGCTCCCGCACCAGGAAGTCCCGGTCCCGGTCCCGCACGAGGAAGTCCCGCAGCCGCTCGGCCAGCAGGAAGTCGCGCTCCCGGTCCGCCACCCGCAAGTCGCGCTCCAAGAGCCGCTCCAAGGCCAAGTCCGACCGCGACTCCCGCAGCCGCTCCAAGGAGAAGTCCGTGGGCAAGAAGTCGCGCAGCCGCTCCCCCTCCCCCGTGGAGAACGGCAAGGGGGAGCGGGCCAAGTcggcctccccctccccctccccccaagcAGACAGCCGCCGCTCCAAGTCTCCGTCCAAGCGCTCCCCCTCCCGGTCCCCGTCGCGCTCCAAGTCCCGCTCCCGGTCCGGCTCGCGGGACTAGCGGCCCGGTCGCGGGGGCGGCCGCGCCATTTCGGAGGAGGGGGTGATTTTGTAATTGGTTTAAGCTGATCAAACGCAGCTCTGAGCGCTGAAGATTTGGTCGGtggtcttaatttttttttttctccttcatgTGCTTGAGATAATAGCTGCAGTTTCTAATGATAACTCAGATTTTTGTACGTTTGGCCTGAGACCATATGTGAGCCAGGATATGGGGTGCCAAGAGTTGAATACCTGATGAACTCTTtgatttgtttaatatttttctagGAGACATCGGTGTCACAGTCATAGTTTTGTGTATGCCTGGCTTGCttgaccttttttttatttcactttttgatcGCCCCTGCAGTCCTGGTTTGAGTCAGTATTGGGTGTCCCTGTGCATCCACAACACCTAGGTTGTATCTGCATTTTAAAAGGCAATTTTTGCTTCCCCCCAAAAGTTCAGAATATCCTGTGGCTTGTTTTACCGCAGTGATTTTGATTTCTTTTGAGTCCCTTGCCTTGGTATAATGTTGACAATTTGGCTCCACCTTTGTTGCCACAGCAGTCAAATTGACATGTTCAAACATTTGGATCTTTTGAGACCAGCTTTGGAAAATTGGCCAGTGGTAAGGACTTTACCTGGATGTGTATTTCATGATGAGTTGCACTTTTTATTGCTAAAGTGTAATCCATAAATAAGCATGTGAACTTTTTACTGTACAGTTATTAAAGGTTCTTATGGAAAAATgtgaagtttgttttctttttaggtGTTCAACTGCTGAGAAACAGGGTAGTTAATGACTGTGGCTCGTTTTGTGTAAGGGAACTGGGTGCTGTGAAATTGCTTCATGGTATAGTGCCTGCAACACCTCTGAGCCCAGATAAAAAGTGGGGGGTCTGTGTGCAGATTTGCCCTAGGTCAATAAACCACCAGTTTTCATTAAAACTGTGGAAACTGAAGTTGCTTGTGCTAATTGGCTCTTGAATTTAAGAGTAAACATCAAGGGCACCTCATGTTGCGCGCAATTCAGACATTGTGGCCTCCGTGGGTTTAGGAATCGGTCAACTCCACACCAAAGCAATGAAGCGGAGTGTTGCAGACAGAGCTGGAGAAACAAGCTGGAAGCGTTATTTTGCGGCGGGGGCTGCGTCTGTAGTCTCCCTTAAGAGGTGCATGTGAGAAGACGGTGTTGCGATGTATGCAGGAAAGGCCGGGCTTGTACTTCAAGCGGCCCCTGCCTGTTCATCTCGATCAGCCGGACGCTGTGGGGAAACCCAGGAGGGCGAGAAGAGATGAGTGAAGACGTCGCGGGAATACGGGAGAAAAAAACCCGCTCTTAGGGGCTGTGATTGTGccaacaaaaacatttccaataAAGTGCGGAGTTTGACGGACAGTTGTCGAGTGTGAATTAAAACGCATACCCAGCGCGGTGAGTGTTAGCGGCGCGGCTGGGCTGTGAAGCCGCTGCAGTCCTGTGTGCATGCCCGGTGCGCGGCTCGCGCATGCGCAGTGCTGCGCCCGGAGCCGCAAGGAGAACCAACCGCTGGTAAGACCGATCGGTTCATTCACACACATTGTGCCGATTTATTATTTCTACATCTCGAAACGGAATAATAGCATGGGGTGTTCTAGATTAACTGTAGTCATAAGCATTATCTTAAGGTGTTGAGAAGGTTCTTAgttttcttacatttcattaagcatgtttcatttttaatgtatagTCATCTTATTATAATAAACCCATATTGATTAAGCTGTGGTTTTTTTGACAACCTCAGTTGTGGTATTTGGGGTAGTTTTCGGTTTCTCTTTTGTCTAGTAAATCTAGGGGGGAAATGGGGTTCCACTCTGCTGTTGCATAAcgttaaattaaatattgtcaGCAGTAGATGAAACATTCAACGCCTTGCACTTTGATGAAAAGCTGCATGTCGAATCCTACATCGCACAAGATTCTTGAAAGAGTTAAATCATGCCGCCATTTTGCTATAAATTGCTAGGgtttcacattttaataatgGTCCTGTAATTGGGGGAAGAAAGCAGACGGCTACTCTCTATGACAAACTGGTTTCTTTGTGAAATAAGGGACTGAGATGAAGGAGCTCACAGTCGCAGACGAGGTCGGTGCTGTGGACTAAGTGTAAAAAAATGgttgtattgtttttaatacTGCTTTCAAGGTTCAGCGCTCCTGGTGTCTAGCGTACTGCAGGTACCCTGGCGCAAAGAcggtatatagtatatactatTTAACAGTGCTGGAGAAACAGCTCTGCGCCTCTAAATATTTCGCCCCGTAACGTGTAGCCAGTGTTTTGCCTCACATGGTTCAGAAAGATGTTACGGATAAATCTTTGTCAGGACCGAATGCAAACCGCCACCGGTACCGGtaatggtaatatgtttatgaaaTAGAAAAGCCCACGAGTTTCCGCAGTACTTCACGCCGTCTGGGTAATAATGTCAGGGGGAGAGACCGCCGCCTCTCCGCTAGAGGTTTTGAACGTGAAAGATGCGTTTGATCTAAATGGCGTTTCAGGTTGCAGCACATACAACTTCCAAAATCAGATCACAGCTGACTGCATTCCTGTGTCTAGCAGTGTAATTCGCTCAAACAATCGCTTTATGAACGCTACGATTAAACGATCCGGGGAATGCCAAGTGTGTTGCTCTCCGGGTTACTTGTAACTAGCCGAAGAGATAACAAAGGAGGCCATTCGACTCGGCTAGTCTGTAgtgtagttagtagttaattgatcccagggtcTCCCCCGTTTCTTTATAGAAagcagggtatcagctttgacaaTATGGgtgggaagcttgttccagactcccacagccctttgtgtaaagtagtgcATCTTGTTCTCAGATTTAACTGCACTTCCCTGTAGCAGAAGTAGAGTCCCCTGTTAAAGACATCCCAGACTACGTGCATTTGGGTACCTGAATGAAATCTTATctgatttataataaaataagaatactTCTGTATATAATAGGGTAAATTCTCCATTCACTGCATGAAACCTGTGGAAAGAAAGTTACGTCACTCAAGAAACTGTTGGGAATATTGTAATTTCTTTCAAAATCTGCAACATCTGTT is a window from the Lepisosteus oculatus isolate fLepOcu1 chromosome 16, fLepOcu1.hap2, whole genome shotgun sequence genome containing:
- the LOC102694509 gene encoding serine/arginine-rich splicing factor 6 isoform X2, which produces MPRVYIGRLSYHVREKDIQRFFSGYGKLLEIDLKNGYGFVEFEDTRDADDAVYELNGKELCGERVIVEHARGPRRDRDGYGSSGYSRSRSGRDKYGPPVRTEYRLIVENLSSRCSWQDLKDFMRQAGEVTYADAHKERTNEGVIEFRSYSDMRRALEKLDGTDINGRKIRLVEDRPRRRRSYSGSRSRSRSRRRSRSRSRRSSRSRSNSRSRSRSRSRSKRRSRSRSARKSRSKSPAHKSRSRSRTRKSRSRSRTRKSRSRSASRKSRSRSATRKSRSKSRSKAKSDRDSRSRSKEKSVGKKSRSRSPSPVENGKGERAKSASPSPSPQADSRRSKSPSKRSPSRSPSRSKSRSRSGSRD
- the LOC102694509 gene encoding serine/arginine-rich splicing factor 6 isoform X1, with amino-acid sequence MPRVYIGRLSYHVREKDIQRFFSGYGKLLEIDLKNGYGFVEFEDTRDADDAVYELNGKELCGERVIVEHARGPRRDRDGYGGGYGGRSSSGYSRSRSGRDKYGPPVRTEYRLIVENLSSRCSWQDLKDFMRQAGEVTYADAHKERTNEGVIEFRSYSDMRRALEKLDGTDINGRKIRLVEDRPRRRRSYSGSRSRSRSRRRSRSRSRRSSRSRSNSRSRSRSRSRSKRRSRSRSARKSRSKSPAHKSRSRSRTRKSRSRSRTRKSRSRSASRKSRSRSATRKSRSKSRSKAKSDRDSRSRSKEKSVGKKSRSRSPSPVENGKGERAKSASPSPSPQADSRRSKSPSKRSPSRSPSRSKSRSRSGSRD